The sequence CCTTTCTGTTGCGGACCTGTTCGGACAATGTCTTCAGCCACCGCACCCGGCCCTGCCTGCTGTATCAAATCAAGCGCTGTGCAGCGCCCTGTGTGGACAAGATCACACACGAGGAATATGACGCCCTGGTGCAGTCGGCCCGCGACTTCCTGAGCGGCAAAAGCCAGGAAATCAAAAAGGTCATGACCGACAAAATGATCGAGGCCAGCGACCGGATGGAATTCGAACTGGCGGCCGTCTACCGCGACCGGCTCAAGGCGCTGGCGGCGGTCCAGTCGCGCCAGGACATCAACCAGGGACATCTGGAGGATGCGGATATCATCGCCGCCTTCCAGGAGGGCGGACAAACCTGTATCCAGGTCTTCTTTTACCGCGCCGGGCAGAACTGGGGCAACAAGGCCTATTTCCCGCGCCATGACAAGGACCAGGCCATTGACGAAGTGCTGCCGGCCTTCATGTCGCAGTTTTACGACAACAAGGAACCGCCGAGGCTGATCCTGGTCAACGCCCATATGGCCCAGAAAAAACTGCTGCAGGAAGCACTCAGCATGAAAGCCGGCCGGGCCGTCAAGATCACCTTCCCGCAACGGGGCGAGAAGTTCAATATGGTGGCGCTGGTGGAGAAAAACGCCCGCGAAGCCCTGGGCCGCAAACTTACCGAGAGCGCCAGCCAGAAAAAGCTGCTGGAGGGTGTGGCCCGGGTCTTCGACCTGGAAAACCCGCCGAACCGTATCGAGGTTTATGACAACAGCCATATCTCCGGCACCAATGCGCTCGGCGCCATGATCGTGGCCGGCCCGGAAGGGTTCGAGAAAAATGCCTACCGCAAGTTCAACATCAAGTCGGACAAGCTGACCCCAGGTGACGACTTCGCCATGATGCGGGAAGTGATGACCCGCCGCTTCAGCCGCCAGCTCCGGGAAAACCCGGACCGGGACGACGCCAGTTGGCCTGACCTGCTAGTGATCGACGGCGGCAAGGGGCAGCTCAGCGCGGTGATGGAAATCCTCGCCGACCTGGGTCTGGAGGATATCGCCATCGTCTCCATCGCCAAGGGACCGGATCGTAATGCCGGACGGGAGGATTTCTATCTGCCCGGCAAAGAACCGTTCAAACTTGCCCCCAATGATCCGGTACTCTATTTCCTGCAGCGGCTGCGCGATGAGTCCCATCGCTTCGCCATCGGCAGCCACCGCCAGCAACGCGGCAAGACGATGCAGAAATCGCTGCTCGACGGCCTGCCCGGCGTGGGGCCGCGACGCAAAAAAGCGCTACTGATGCATTTCGGCTCCGCCAAGGCGGTGGCCGGGGCCGCGCTGGAGGACCTGGGCCGGGTCGAAGGGATCAGCAAAACGCTGGCCCAGTCGATCTATGACTATTTCCACGACAACGACTGACCTTAACTTTTCGCAAGAGTCTATTGGCAGTTGCCCGCGCTTGGCTTATATAAGGCGGTAGACCCGATAAGAAGCCAGAGTCCCATGTTTAATCTGCCCAACATTCTGACATTGTCCCGTATCCTGATGATCCCGCTGCTGGTGGGGTCCTTCTATATCGAGGGACATGTGGGCAACTGGATCGGCTTCGCCATTTTCGCCCTGGCCGGAATCACCGACTTTTTTGATGGTTATCTCGCCCGCCGACTGAAACAGTCTTCCAAGCTGGGCGCCTTCATGGACCCGATCGCCGACAAGCTGCTGATTGCCGCCGCCCTGATGATGATGGTGGCGGTCGAACGCATCTCCGGCCTGTCGGTGCTGGCCGCCGTGGTGATCCTGTGCCGCGAGTTTCTGGTCTCCGGCCTCCGGGAATTCCTGGCCGAGCTGAAAGTCAGCGTGCCGGTCACCAAACTGGCCAAGTGGAAAACCACCATCCAGATTTTTGCCCTCGGCTTCCTGCTGGTGGGCGAGGCCTCGCCCAAGGCGATCCCGTCCATCGAGATCGGCGATGCCTGCCT comes from Emcibacter nanhaiensis and encodes:
- the uvrC gene encoding excinuclease ABC subunit UvrC, with the protein product MNEGVEVIKSYLKTLPGKPGVYRMLDEHEKVLYVGKAKSLKNRVSNYANLRGLGYRIGRMVTLTRSMEFVTTNTEVEALLLEASLIKRFKPPYNVLLRDDKSFPYIRIDMSHPSPRVMKHRGARKDGSIYFGPFASVSAVNYSLHILQKAFLLRTCSDNVFSHRTRPCLLYQIKRCAAPCVDKITHEEYDALVQSARDFLSGKSQEIKKVMTDKMIEASDRMEFELAAVYRDRLKALAAVQSRQDINQGHLEDADIIAAFQEGGQTCIQVFFYRAGQNWGNKAYFPRHDKDQAIDEVLPAFMSQFYDNKEPPRLILVNAHMAQKKLLQEALSMKAGRAVKITFPQRGEKFNMVALVEKNAREALGRKLTESASQKKLLEGVARVFDLENPPNRIEVYDNSHISGTNALGAMIVAGPEGFEKNAYRKFNIKSDKLTPGDDFAMMREVMTRRFSRQLRENPDRDDASWPDLLVIDGGKGQLSAVMEILADLGLEDIAIVSIAKGPDRNAGREDFYLPGKEPFKLAPNDPVLYFLQRLRDESHRFAIGSHRQQRGKTMQKSLLDGLPGVGPRRKKALLMHFGSAKAVAGAALEDLGRVEGISKTLAQSIYDYFHDND
- the pgsA gene encoding CDP-diacylglycerol--glycerol-3-phosphate 3-phosphatidyltransferase; its protein translation is MFNLPNILTLSRILMIPLLVGSFYIEGHVGNWIGFAIFALAGITDFFDGYLARRLKQSSKLGAFMDPIADKLLIAAALMMMVAVERISGLSVLAAVVILCREFLVSGLREFLAELKVSVPVTKLAKWKTTIQIFALGFLLVGEASPKAIPSIEIGDACLWIAALLTLYTGYDYLRAGLKHMD